One region of Enterobacter ludwigii genomic DNA includes:
- a CDS encoding O-antigen ligase family protein: protein MINVERDKVQFALLQLLFGLCALAFGCVVVSPNLSAKILGLAGITALVIFLLDIKNFRKNDAFWLCLVLLIIGVCDLIWYRMYKVDSEAINSYRAYLEVGKICLFGAFSIFVFVNRNQLKVGCNKIHMLLVIALQLMIVAYAGYQHLFLENQRVTLSLAGGADATGAAYTIAFISFYTILVLQHSSSRWKELFILGHFFITFLVLVATETRAAILTYPIIFFGLLVVKLYKEKHIPWKGVSVFLIALLAGAFMMKDSLIQRYHDFNSDIVSYDKANSATSVGARFAMWKVGLAASKNNYLWQSTDERNVKIVEEVNKDPSLSGALDHIRGHLHNEIVETLSVKGPSGVILYILFVISLGWYALCKRKSIILFAFLVSIVMFGVGGVMFYSKTTPVAWMLTLIISIVFLEQNKHRTVIK, encoded by the coding sequence ATGATTAATGTAGAACGAGATAAGGTCCAGTTTGCATTGTTGCAATTACTCTTCGGACTGTGCGCGCTTGCTTTTGGTTGCGTCGTGGTTTCACCTAATTTATCCGCGAAAATTTTGGGGCTGGCGGGTATAACCGCATTAGTGATTTTCTTGTTGGATATTAAAAACTTCAGAAAGAATGATGCATTCTGGCTTTGTCTGGTTCTGCTGATCATCGGGGTTTGCGATCTGATCTGGTACCGGATGTATAAGGTTGATAGCGAAGCGATCAACTCGTATCGCGCTTACCTGGAAGTCGGGAAAATCTGCCTGTTTGGGGCTTTCTCCATTTTTGTGTTTGTAAACCGTAATCAGCTCAAAGTAGGCTGCAATAAGATCCATATGTTACTGGTCATCGCATTGCAATTGATGATCGTTGCCTACGCCGGGTACCAACATCTGTTTCTTGAAAACCAAAGGGTAACGCTCTCCCTTGCTGGTGGTGCGGATGCGACAGGGGCTGCTTATACCATTGCATTTATCTCGTTCTACACGATTCTGGTGCTACAACACAGTTCAAGCAGATGGAAAGAGCTGTTTATCCTTGGGCACTTTTTTATTACCTTCCTGGTACTGGTGGCGACAGAAACGCGTGCCGCCATTCTGACCTATCCGATTATTTTCTTCGGTTTGCTGGTGGTGAAGCTGTACAAGGAAAAGCATATCCCGTGGAAAGGGGTTTCTGTTTTCCTGATTGCATTGTTGGCTGGCGCATTTATGATGAAGGACAGCCTGATTCAGCGTTATCATGACTTTAATAGCGACATCGTTTCCTATGATAAAGCGAACAGTGCCACGTCTGTTGGTGCACGTTTCGCTATGTGGAAGGTGGGATTAGCGGCGTCTAAAAATAATTATTTATGGCAGTCTACTGATGAGCGAAACGTAAAGATTGTCGAAGAAGTTAATAAAGATCCAAGCCTGTCAGGCGCGCTGGATCACATCCGTGGTCATCTTCATAATGAAATTGTTGAAACACTCTCTGTAAAAGGCCCTTCTGGCGTTATTCTTTATATCCTGTTTGTAATATCGCTTGGCTGGTATGCACTGTGTAAACGTAAAAGTATTATTCTTTTCGCTTTCCTCGTTTCGATAGTTATGTTTGGAGTGGGCGGCGTAATGTTCTATTCTAAAACAACACCTGTAGCCTGGATGCTGACACTTATAATATCGATCGTTTTCCTGGAACAAAACAAACATCGAACGGTCATTAAGTAA
- the envC gene encoding murein hydrolase activator EnvC: MRGKAIFSITWVVKPLRLSVRPLFYASALSAGVLLCAASAHADDRDQLKSIQADIAAKERAVRQQQQQRSALLAQLKQQEEAISAATRKLRETQNTLAQLNKQIDEMNASIAKLERQRDAQERNLAAQLDAAFRQGEHTGLQLILSGEESQRGQRLQAYFGYLNQARQETIAQLKQTREEVTTQKAELEEKQSQQQTLLYDQQAQQAKLEQARNERKKTLSGLESSIQEGQSQLSEMRANESKLRNSIARAEAAAKARADKEAREAQAVRDKQQEASRKGTTYKPSESERSLMSRTGGLGSPRGQAYWPVRGSILHRYGEQLQGELRWKGIVIGASEGSEVKAIADGRVILADWLQGYGLVVVVEHGKGDMSLYGYNQSALVSVGTQVRAGQPIALVGSSGGQGRPSLYFEIRRQGQAVNPQPWLGR; the protein is encoded by the coding sequence ATGAGGGGAAAGGCGATTTTTTCAATCACATGGGTCGTGAAGCCGCTTAGGTTATCAGTCAGACCTCTGTTTTACGCCAGCGCACTCAGCGCTGGCGTATTGCTGTGCGCCGCATCCGCCCACGCGGATGACCGCGACCAGCTCAAATCTATTCAGGCCGATATCGCCGCCAAAGAGCGTGCGGTACGTCAGCAACAACAGCAACGCTCCGCACTGCTCGCCCAGCTTAAACAGCAGGAAGAGGCGATCTCCGCCGCCACGCGTAAACTCCGTGAAACACAAAACACCCTCGCCCAGTTGAATAAACAGATCGACGAGATGAACGCGTCGATTGCCAAACTGGAACGTCAGCGTGATGCGCAGGAACGCAACCTTGCCGCACAGCTTGATGCCGCATTCCGCCAGGGTGAGCACACCGGCCTTCAGTTGATCCTCAGCGGAGAAGAGAGCCAGCGTGGTCAGCGCCTGCAGGCTTACTTTGGCTACCTGAACCAGGCGCGTCAAGAGACTATCGCGCAGCTGAAACAGACGCGCGAAGAGGTCACCACGCAAAAAGCCGAGCTGGAAGAAAAGCAGAGCCAGCAGCAGACGCTGCTCTACGATCAGCAGGCCCAGCAGGCAAAACTCGAGCAGGCACGTAACGAGCGTAAGAAAACGCTTTCTGGCCTTGAGTCCTCCATTCAGGAAGGGCAGAGCCAGTTGAGCGAAATGCGTGCCAACGAATCAAAACTGCGCAACAGCATCGCCCGTGCGGAAGCCGCGGCGAAAGCACGCGCCGACAAAGAGGCCCGCGAGGCGCAGGCCGTTCGCGACAAACAGCAGGAAGCATCCCGCAAAGGGACAACCTACAAACCAAGCGAAAGCGAACGTTCCCTAATGTCGCGAACCGGTGGTTTGGGCTCTCCTCGCGGCCAGGCGTACTGGCCCGTACGCGGTTCAATTCTGCATCGTTATGGCGAACAGTTGCAGGGTGAGCTACGTTGGAAAGGGATAGTTATCGGTGCGTCTGAAGGTAGCGAAGTGAAAGCCATTGCCGATGGCCGCGTGATTCTGGCCGACTGGCTACAGGGTTACGGGCTGGTAGTGGTGGTCGAACACGGTAAAGGTGATATGAGTCTTTACGGCTACAACCAGAGCGCACTGGTCAGCGTCGGCACGCAGGTGCGCGCCGGCCAACCCATCGCCCTTGTGGGCAGCAGTGGCGGTCAGGGCCGCCCGTCACTCTATTTCGAAATTCGTCGCCAGGGTCAGGCGGTCAATCCACAGCCGTGGTTGGGAAGATAA
- a CDS encoding lipid A phosphoethanolamine transferase, giving the protein MSTLFSQKLVNTPPRLAAFLTVVISLLIVIGVNIIHAKYNAVINRTLVFTLILLTLKCLNNKLIRNVLAIILLIPVAADITLQLYAWNNFNSAFSYGFALSVLNTTPGEASSMLGLYWRDCLTFIALSALFIYTANTGMWPVAPRFRRWPAIVLVVTLLSFYGQALQHQLRKSSVESLAQRVVQATPVSTAKVFMQAIEDNAVVANIGNNIPDYKIALTETGIENYVLIIGESERTANMGIYGYQRDTTPELEKQKSQLLLFRNAVTPAPVTIMAVPLALTADAVNARDPKKYGDNVINIANKAGYDTYWFSRQGKGGAHNNVITGIAMNTRQHEWIDGGYDEDLLPLLQNALKTPGKKLVVLHLYGSHEPSCRRFPASEAVLHGDNEADDCYDNSVRYTDKLMGKVFSLLENSRSSVMYFSDHGLIRDPKRAVAYSHGNVNPPREALHIPAFIWYGQQVDSDKKYTGDYNTVWSADDVNTLAELWLGIHRQGEPVQTVQSWLAGYNKDVTVLDTTGKSYDWRNIR; this is encoded by the coding sequence ATGTCCACATTGTTTTCGCAGAAGTTGGTTAACACCCCTCCACGGCTTGCCGCTTTTTTAACGGTAGTGATTTCTCTGCTAATAGTCATTGGCGTTAATATTATCCATGCCAAATATAATGCGGTGATTAACCGTACGCTGGTTTTTACACTGATATTGCTGACACTGAAATGTTTAAACAATAAATTAATCAGAAATGTACTGGCGATTATTTTATTAATTCCGGTTGCGGCAGATATTACTTTACAGTTATACGCATGGAATAATTTCAATTCAGCGTTTAGCTATGGGTTTGCCCTGAGCGTACTCAACACGACACCAGGTGAAGCAAGTTCGATGCTCGGCTTGTACTGGCGCGATTGTCTGACCTTTATTGCCCTGTCTGCATTATTTATTTATACCGCCAATACCGGCATGTGGCCTGTCGCACCGCGTTTTCGTCGCTGGCCAGCCATCGTACTTGTCGTCACGCTGCTGTCTTTTTATGGTCAGGCGTTACAGCACCAGCTCCGGAAAAGCAGTGTTGAAAGTCTGGCGCAGCGTGTGGTTCAGGCGACGCCTGTTAGCACGGCAAAAGTTTTCATGCAGGCGATTGAAGATAATGCAGTAGTCGCCAACATCGGTAACAACATCCCTGATTATAAGATCGCGCTAACCGAAACCGGCATCGAAAATTATGTGCTGATCATTGGCGAGTCCGAGCGTACGGCAAATATGGGTATCTATGGTTATCAACGAGATACTACACCGGAGCTGGAGAAGCAAAAATCGCAGCTTTTACTGTTCCGTAATGCTGTGACGCCAGCACCGGTTACAATTATGGCCGTGCCACTGGCGTTGACCGCTGATGCCGTGAATGCGCGCGATCCGAAAAAATATGGCGATAATGTCATCAATATCGCGAATAAGGCGGGATATGATACTTACTGGTTTAGTCGTCAGGGCAAGGGTGGGGCGCATAACAACGTCATCACCGGAATTGCCATGAACACCAGACAGCATGAATGGATTGACGGCGGCTACGATGAAGACCTCCTGCCTCTGTTGCAGAATGCGCTTAAAACACCGGGCAAAAAACTGGTCGTCCTGCATTTATATGGGAGCCATGAGCCTTCCTGTCGACGTTTCCCGGCCAGTGAGGCGGTGTTACACGGTGATAATGAAGCCGATGATTGTTATGACAACTCGGTGCGCTATACGGATAAGTTGATGGGCAAGGTGTTTAGCTTGCTGGAAAACTCGCGCTCTTCGGTCATGTATTTCTCCGATCATGGCCTGATTCGCGATCCGAAGCGCGCTGTGGCTTACTCTCACGGCAACGTTAATCCTCCGCGAGAAGCTCTGCATATCCCGGCGTTTATCTGGTATGGACAACAGGTTGATTCGGATAAAAAGTATACCGGAGATTACAATACCGTTTGGTCTGCTGATGACGTTAATACGCTTGCTGAACTGTGGCTTGGGATCCACCGTCAGGGAGAGCCTGTTCAGACGGTACAGTCCTGGCTTGCGGGTTACAATAAGGATGTTACCGTGCTGGACACAACCGGGAAGTCCTATGACTGGCGTAATATTCGTTAA
- a CDS encoding capsular polysaccharide synthesis protein yields MMNLNLTNKLIKKTRRWHKKTGLSLFQRAAEHFEQKKKETLFDVIDALKIQPESASNTEPAQSRIIWVCWFQGLESAPELVKRCIESVQRNTPDAQVVILTDDNIPDYLSLPDHIKAKYQAGLISKAQYSDIVRCSLLYQYGGIWMDATVFITKAVPESFYENSFSSLRFDSGENATSQGFWTAYFLASQKGNTLVKLVRDILYRYWQHHDILLEYFLIDYSFLYARERYPQFRELMNAQPVTGNNRFLIRQFISAAPDAAAVEILNRDPVGIYKLSHKEQYRTADNGKPTLYSQILDDTFRL; encoded by the coding sequence ATGATGAATCTCAATCTAACCAATAAACTCATCAAAAAAACACGGCGCTGGCACAAGAAAACCGGTTTATCTCTTTTCCAGCGTGCGGCTGAGCACTTTGAGCAGAAGAAGAAAGAGACGCTGTTTGACGTTATTGATGCGCTGAAAATTCAGCCGGAATCCGCGAGTAACACTGAACCTGCACAGTCGCGCATCATCTGGGTCTGCTGGTTTCAGGGGCTGGAAAGCGCGCCAGAGCTGGTTAAACGTTGTATCGAATCCGTGCAACGAAATACGCCAGACGCTCAGGTTGTCATCCTGACGGATGACAATATTCCTGACTACCTCTCATTACCGGATCACATTAAAGCCAAGTATCAGGCCGGGCTCATCAGCAAAGCGCAGTATTCCGATATTGTTCGCTGCTCTTTACTGTATCAGTACGGTGGGATCTGGATGGATGCCACCGTCTTTATAACGAAAGCCGTGCCTGAGTCTTTCTATGAAAATAGCTTCTCATCGCTGCGTTTTGACTCGGGTGAAAATGCGACAAGCCAGGGATTCTGGACGGCTTATTTTCTTGCCTCACAAAAGGGCAATACCCTGGTGAAACTGGTCAGGGATATCCTTTATCGCTACTGGCAACATCACGATATCCTGCTCGAATATTTCTTAATTGATTACAGCTTCTTGTATGCACGCGAACGTTATCCTCAGTTTCGCGAGCTCATGAACGCACAGCCGGTGACGGGAAATAATCGCTTTTTGATTCGCCAGTTTATCTCTGCCGCACCTGATGCTGCGGCAGTAGAGATACTGAATCGCGATCCTGTGGGTATCTATAAACTCTCCCACAAGGAACAGTATCGTACTGCGGATAACGGTAAGCCGACGCTGTACAGCCAGATCCTCGACGATACCTTCCGTCTGTAA
- the gpmM gene encoding 2,3-bisphosphoglycerate-independent phosphoglycerate mutase, with translation MSVSKKPMVLVILDGYGYREDQQDNAIFNAKTPVMDAMWAKRPHTLIDASGLEVGLPDRQMGNSEVGHVNLGAGRIVYQDLTRLDVEIKERTFFSNPVLSGAVDKAVAAGKAVHIMGLLSAGGVHSHEDHIMAMVELAAERGAEKIYLHAFLDGRDTPPRSAKGSLQAFEEKFAALGKGRVASIIGRYYAMDRDNRWDRVEQAYDLMTLAKGEFQFATAVEALEAAYARDENDEFVKATVIRAEGQADAAMEDGDALIFMNFRADRAREITRAFVNSDFDGFARKKVVNLDFIQLTEYAADIKAPCAYPPASLANTFGEWMAKNDKTQLRISETEKYAHVTFFFNGGVEEPFKGEDRILINSPKVATYDLQPEMSSAELTEKLVAAIESGKYDTIICNYPNGDMVGHTGVMEAAVKAVEALDHCVDQVAKAVESVGGQLLITADHGNAEQMRDPATGQAHTAHTNLPVPLIYVGDKALKAVEGGKLSDIAPTMLSLMGMPIPEEMTGKPLFIVE, from the coding sequence ATAACGCCATTTTCAACGCCAAAACCCCGGTCATGGATGCAATGTGGGCAAAACGTCCCCATACCCTGATTGACGCATCCGGCCTGGAAGTCGGTCTGCCGGATCGCCAGATGGGTAACTCCGAAGTGGGTCACGTGAACCTGGGCGCGGGCCGTATCGTGTATCAGGATCTGACCCGCCTGGACGTTGAAATCAAAGAACGTACCTTCTTCTCCAACCCTGTTCTGTCTGGCGCGGTAGATAAAGCCGTGGCTGCAGGCAAAGCCGTTCACATCATGGGCCTGCTCTCTGCTGGCGGCGTTCACAGCCACGAAGATCACATCATGGCGATGGTTGAACTGGCCGCTGAGCGCGGTGCGGAAAAAATCTATCTGCACGCTTTCCTGGACGGTCGCGATACGCCACCACGCAGCGCAAAAGGCTCTCTGCAAGCCTTCGAAGAGAAATTCGCCGCGCTGGGTAAAGGCCGCGTAGCGTCCATCATTGGTCGTTACTATGCCATGGACCGCGACAACCGCTGGGATCGCGTTGAACAGGCCTATGACCTGATGACCCTGGCAAAAGGTGAATTCCAGTTCGCCACCGCCGTTGAAGCCCTGGAAGCGGCTTATGCACGTGATGAAAACGACGAATTCGTGAAAGCGACCGTCATTCGTGCTGAAGGCCAGGCTGATGCCGCCATGGAAGATGGCGACGCGCTGATCTTCATGAACTTCCGTGCTGACCGCGCGCGTGAAATCACCCGTGCGTTCGTTAACAGCGATTTCGACGGTTTTGCCCGTAAGAAAGTGGTCAACCTCGATTTCATCCAGCTGACTGAATACGCTGCAGACATCAAAGCCCCATGCGCATATCCACCAGCCTCGCTGGCCAATACTTTTGGTGAGTGGATGGCGAAGAACGATAAAACGCAGCTGCGTATTTCCGAAACTGAAAAATACGCACACGTGACCTTCTTCTTCAACGGCGGTGTGGAAGAGCCGTTCAAAGGCGAAGACCGTATTCTGATCAACTCGCCGAAAGTGGCCACCTACGATCTGCAGCCAGAAATGAGCTCTGCGGAACTGACCGAAAAACTGGTTGCGGCCATCGAGAGCGGCAAGTACGACACCATCATCTGTAACTACCCAAATGGCGATATGGTTGGCCATACCGGGGTCATGGAAGCGGCGGTAAAAGCAGTTGAAGCGCTGGATCACTGTGTTGATCAGGTCGCGAAAGCCGTTGAATCTGTTGGTGGTCAGCTCCTGATCACCGCTGACCACGGTAACGCTGAACAGATGCGCGACCCGGCTACCGGCCAGGCGCACACCGCCCATACCAACCTGCCTGTTCCACTGATTTATGTCGGTGATAAAGCCCTGAAAGCAGTGGAAGGCGGCAAGCTTTCTGACATCGCGCCAACCATGTTGTCGCTGATGGGTATGCCGATCCCTGAAGAGATGACTGGTAAGCCGCTGTTCATCGTGGAATAA
- a CDS encoding glycosyltransferase, whose protein sequence is MNELISVIITTYNREELLERAIRSVIAQTYPAVELVIVDDCSNEKTAQLIERMRAECEARFVHFTYERNEKNSGSNFSRNRGYALSHGVFVTGLDDDDYFLPERLSKLVSRYDENYAFVTDTPARLDKTHRTYPDTNDKRIIGLQDILCENVVGNQVLTTKEKLSGVGGFSPEIKQQQDRDVWIKLILKYGSGIKYSFSTAMVDAEHGSNRITSQIKKYNAYRKLYFKYREHMSDETKSNNLFQLMSFRGFKSSRMNCLLRGRKKDAKLRMKLLRRTLKEMFKGA, encoded by the coding sequence ATGAACGAACTGATTTCAGTAATCATCACTACTTACAACAGAGAGGAGTTGCTGGAACGCGCAATTCGTTCAGTTATCGCTCAGACATATCCTGCGGTAGAACTGGTTATTGTTGATGACTGTTCTAATGAAAAAACCGCGCAACTTATTGAGCGTATGCGCGCGGAGTGTGAGGCGCGCTTCGTGCATTTCACCTACGAACGTAATGAGAAGAACAGCGGTTCCAATTTCAGCCGCAACCGGGGTTACGCACTCTCGCACGGCGTGTTTGTCACCGGTCTGGATGACGACGACTATTTCCTCCCTGAGCGTTTATCAAAGCTGGTTTCGCGCTACGATGAAAACTATGCCTTTGTCACGGATACGCCTGCCCGACTGGACAAAACTCACCGCACCTATCCAGATACCAACGATAAAAGAATAATTGGTTTACAGGATATCCTCTGTGAAAACGTGGTGGGTAATCAGGTACTAACAACAAAAGAGAAACTGTCTGGTGTGGGTGGTTTTTCCCCTGAGATTAAACAACAGCAGGATCGCGATGTCTGGATTAAATTAATCCTGAAATATGGTTCTGGTATTAAATACAGTTTTAGCACTGCCATGGTGGATGCTGAGCACGGCAGTAACCGAATTACCTCGCAAATTAAAAAATATAATGCTTATCGGAAGCTCTATTTTAAATATCGTGAGCATATGTCCGATGAAACCAAAAGCAACAACCTGTTCCAGCTGATGTCTTTCCGTGGCTTTAAATCTTCTCGCATGAACTGTTTATTACGCGGGCGTAAAAAAGATGCCAAGCTGAGAATGAAACTGCTGCGCCGGACATTAAAAGAGATGTTCAAGGGCGCATAA
- a CDS encoding divergent polysaccharide deacetylase family protein, with protein MLQFRRIVFSVASALALAAPVYAGKLAIVIDDFGYRPQTENQVLAMPSAISVAVLPNAPHAREMATKAHNSGHQVLIHLPMAPLSKQPLEKDTLRPDMSSDEIERIIRDAYNKVPYAVGLNNHMGSAMTSSLYGMLKVMQALERYNLYFLDSMTIGNSQAMRAAQGTGVKVIKRKVFLDDTQNEADIRVQFNRAVQLARRNGSAIAIGHPHPSTVRVLQQMLPTLPSDITLVRPSDLLNEPQVDTSTPNSALPAPTAPRNPFRGVKSCKPKQPPAPVYATRFFSVIGESIGESTLVKYVQQQWQGWGKKSGNGANLLI; from the coding sequence TTGCTTCAATTTCGTCGAATTGTTTTCTCCGTCGCCAGCGCACTGGCGCTGGCTGCACCGGTATACGCCGGTAAACTCGCCATTGTGATTGATGACTTCGGTTATCGTCCGCAAACTGAAAACCAGGTGCTGGCCATGCCGTCAGCCATCTCTGTTGCCGTCCTGCCCAATGCGCCGCACGCGCGCGAAATGGCGACCAAAGCCCATAACAGTGGACATCAGGTTCTCATCCATCTGCCGATGGCACCGCTCAGCAAGCAGCCACTGGAAAAAGATACCCTGCGCCCGGATATGAGCAGCGATGAGATCGAGCGCATCATCCGCGACGCATACAACAAAGTGCCGTATGCCGTAGGGCTGAACAACCACATGGGCAGCGCGATGACATCGAGCCTGTATGGGATGCTCAAGGTGATGCAGGCGCTGGAGCGCTACAACCTCTACTTCCTCGATAGCATGACGATTGGCAACAGCCAGGCGATGCGCGCCGCTCAGGGAACAGGTGTGAAGGTGATTAAGCGTAAAGTGTTCCTGGATGATACGCAAAACGAAGCGGACATTCGCGTGCAGTTCAATCGTGCCGTGCAGCTGGCCCGACGCAATGGCTCAGCTATTGCTATCGGTCACCCGCATCCGTCTACCGTCCGTGTTCTGCAACAGATGCTGCCGACATTACCGTCTGACATCACGCTGGTACGCCCGAGCGACCTGCTGAATGAACCGCAGGTGGACACCTCTACACCGAATTCGGCCCTGCCCGCTCCGACAGCTCCACGTAATCCGTTCCGCGGCGTGAAGAGTTGCAAACCAAAACAGCCGCCAGCGCCGGTCTACGCGACCCGCTTCTTCTCGGTGATTGGCGAAAGCATTGGAGAAAGCACGCTGGTGAAATACGTTCAGCAGCAATGGCAGGGATGGGGTAAGAAATCCGGTAATGGTGCCAACTTACTGATTTAG
- a CDS encoding IS1 family transposase (programmed frameshift), which yields MASVSISCPSCSATEGVVRNGKSTAGHQRYLCSHCRKTWQLQFTYTASQPGTHQKIIDMAMNGVGCRASARIMGVGLNTILRHFKKLRPQSVNSRIQPGSDVIVCAEMDEQWGYVGAKSRQRWLFYAYDRIRRTVVAHVFGERTLATLERLLGLLSAFEVVVWMTDGWPLYESRLKGELHVISKRYTQRIERHNLNLRQHLARLGRKSLSFSKSVELHDKVIGHYLNIKHYQ from the exons GTGGCTTCTGTTTCTATCAGCTGTCCCTCCTGTTCAGCTACTGAAGGCGTGGTGCGTAACGGTAAAAGTACTGCCGGACATCAGCGCTATCTCTGCTCTCACTGCCGTAAAACATGGCAGCTACAGTTCACTTACACCGCTTCTCAACCCGGTACGCATCAGAAAATCATTGATATGGCCATGAATGGCGTCGGATGTCGCGCCAGTGCACGCATTATGGGCGTTGGCCTCAACACGATTTTACGACACT TTAAAAAACTCAGGCCGCAGTCGGTAAACTCACGCATACAACCGGGCAGTGACGTCATTGTTTGCGCGGAAATGGACGAACAGTGGGGTTACGTCGGCGCTAAATCACGCCAGCGCTGGTTGTTTTACGCGTATGACAGGATACGGAGGACGGTTGTGGCGCACGTATTCGGTGAACGCACGTTGGCCACGCTGGAGCGTCTTCTGGGCCTGCTGTCGGCCTTTGAGGTCGTGGTATGGATGACGGATGGCTGGCCGCTGTATGAATCACGCCTGAAGGGAGAACTGCACGTTATCAGCAAGCGATATACGCAGCGCATTGAGCGGCATAACCTGAATCTGAGGCAGCATCTGGCAAGGCTGGGCAGGAAGTCACTGTCGTTCTCAAAATCGGTGGAGCTGCATGACAAAGTCATCGGGCATTATCTGAACATAAAACACTATCAGTAA